In one Bacillus rossius redtenbacheri isolate Brsri chromosome 11, Brsri_v3, whole genome shotgun sequence genomic region, the following are encoded:
- the LOC134536524 gene encoding uncharacterized protein LOC134536524 → MDIFSRGKKLVELCILQNPANNSDCEAGESLRQVQSIEDASKDNKTCDVWPGNKMLLDNPVSNPTTESNIDIILQEEEGNRRENNVQDPECTGLPVVTLWQNDFDSVLLPVPGVEIEFITANFTNTSLAGNLTTEINGTGFEIHDTDPIESVQLLPADETSLEVTRKNANIVASTSHDILQGEENISEEEMLVHQNADTDSDFAPKPPDSPQKGCDPRPKRGRKRKHETSREENKAKRNRNEEHYNNKEFYKALFGAAQVEDDVDGFSGAPDFDVE, encoded by the exons ATGGACATTTTTAGCAGGGGTAAAAAATTGGTAGAGCTTTGTATATTACAAAACCCAGCTAACAATAGTGATTGTGAAGCAGGAGAGAGTTTGAGGCAAGTTCAGAGTATTGAG gatgCTTCCAAGGATAATAAAACATGTGATGTTTGGCCTGGAAATAAAATGTTGTTGGATAATCCTGTTAGCAATCCAACAACTGAAAGCAACATTGATATAATACTCCAAGAAGAAGAGGGAAATAGAAGAGAGAATAATGTACAG gaCCCTGAATGTACTGGACTTCCAGTAGTAACTCTCTGGCAAAATGACTTTGATTCAGTACTGTTGCCAGTACCAGGAGTTGAAATAGAGTTCATTACTGCTAACTTCACAAACACATCCCTGGCTGGAAACCTAACTACAGAGATAAATGGGACTGGCTTTGAAATACAC GATACTGATCCCATCGAGAGTGTACAACTTTTGCCTGCTGATGAAACTAGTTTAGAAGTAACCAGAAAAAATGCAAACATTGTAGCATCTACAAGCCATGATATTCTTCAGGGAGAAGAAAATATTAGTGAG GAGGAAATGTTAGTTCACCAAAATGCTGATACCGATTCAGACTTCGCACCTAAACCACCCGACTCTCCACAGAAAGGATGTGATCCGCGGCCAAAGCGAGGGCGAAAGAGGAAGCATGAAACTTCAAGAGAAGAAAACAAAGCAAAACGAAATAGAAATGAAGAACATTACAACAACAAAG AGTTCTACAAAGCCTTGTTTGGAGCTGCACAAGTAGAAGATGATGTTGATGGCTTCTCAGGAGCACCAGATTTTGATGTGGAATAG